In Planifilum fulgidum, a genomic segment contains:
- a CDS encoding ComF family protein, translating to MRGSCAQASGEGEERCPLWEHLFPPPPTCWFCSSPAGGRFGSGVWERVCAGCRRRLVRIVPPLCRRCGKSLSGQGPALCGDCEGRAGHLDQNRSVVRYNDFAREIVALFKYRGRERLARPLGRMMAEEACKMVPLPDWVTFVPLHPSRLKDRGFNQAELLARIVSAHLNRPLVPLLKRIRPTEPQSQKSRRERLVALRGAFAPAADRKILGKMAGVRVLIVDDVYTTGSTLEECARILKEERVKSVVSVTFAR from the coding sequence ATGCGGGGAAGTTGCGCGCAAGCATCGGGTGAAGGAGAGGAGCGGTGTCCGTTGTGGGAGCATCTTTTTCCCCCTCCTCCCACCTGCTGGTTTTGTTCTTCACCCGCGGGCGGCCGCTTCGGGTCGGGGGTGTGGGAGCGCGTGTGCGCGGGCTGCCGTCGCCGGCTGGTCCGGATTGTTCCGCCGCTGTGCCGCCGGTGCGGAAAATCCCTTTCCGGGCAGGGCCCGGCCCTGTGCGGGGATTGCGAGGGGCGGGCCGGGCATCTGGATCAAAACCGGAGCGTCGTTCGGTACAACGATTTTGCCCGGGAGATCGTCGCCCTGTTCAAGTATCGCGGGAGGGAGCGTCTGGCCCGCCCCCTGGGACGGATGATGGCGGAGGAGGCTTGCAAAATGGTTCCGCTTCCCGACTGGGTCACCTTTGTGCCCCTTCATCCGTCCCGGCTGAAGGACCGGGGATTTAATCAGGCGGAATTGCTGGCGCGGATCGTCTCGGCGCATTTGAACCGCCCTTTGGTTCCGCTTTTGAAGCGGATTCGTCCCACCGAGCCGCAGAGCCAAAAAAGCCGCCGGGAGCGATTGGTGGCTCTCCGGGGGGCTTTTGCCCCGGCGGCGGATCGGAAGATTCTGGGGAAAATGGCCGGGGTCCGCGTCCTCATCGTCGACGATGTGTATACGACCGGCTCCACGCTGGAGGAATGCG